A stretch of Coccidioides posadasii str. Silveira chromosome 2, complete sequence DNA encodes these proteins:
- a CDS encoding uncharacterized protein (EggNog:ENOG410PUSY~COG:S), with the protein MDRLMIPSILRPDYTWPWRMQSAIQQTTPQVPAGPGRCTRILWGIVHKFLYYFSQWYCSWFGLLFNANIIQLPFGLVMKWTDRTSVEEAVSMQMARSAGMPVPKVISCGEHLDAPFNRRFSILMTRLPGVALENSNDRLQVDAEEPWLEELKSCITSMRSWHSPGSETICSAIGTRLRSSRVPGHMMGPFSSMEAFYNYLFAPASAHAFKSDTGYQMALSRAKRLQSHKHRIVFTHGDFKAHNILVDDDGHLSGFLDWESAGWYPEYWEFTTAMRFGKDSWWFQVASWMGGAQYLDELESDVALNLLTVDSYIAL; encoded by the coding sequence ATGGACCGCCTTATGATTCCATCGATCTTACGGCCAGATTATACCTGGCCATGGCGGATGCAGTCTGCAATCCAGCAGACCACCCCTCAAGTGCCAGCTGGACCCGGCAGATGCACCAGAATACTCTGGGGTATCGTTCACAAGTTCCTTTATTACTTCTCTCAATGGTACTGCTCTTGGTTCGGTCTTCTATTCAATGCAAATATTATTCAATTACCATTTGGGCTTGTTATGAAATGGACGGACCGGACGAGCGTCGAGGAGGCCGTTTCAATGCAAATGGCGAGATCTGCTGGAATGCCTGTACCCAAAGTCATCAGCTGTGGTGAACACCTAGATGCCCCTTTTAACCGAAGATTTTCTATCTTGATGACAAGGCTACCTGGTGTAGCCCTTGAGAACTCGAACGATAGACTACAGGTTGATGCCGAGGAGCCTTGGCTGGAAGAGTTGAAATCATGTATCACCTCTATGCGATCGTGGCACTCTCCAGGGTCAGAGACGATTTGCTCTGCTATTGGAACCCGCCTACGGAGCTCACGTGTTCCTGGGCACATGATGGGTCCTTTTTCCAGCATGGAGGCTTTTTACAACTATCTTTTCGCTCCGGCTTCAGCCCATGCATTCAAATCCGACACCGGATACCAAATGGCTCTGTCACGCGCAAAAAGATTACAGAGCCATAAACATAGGATAGTGTTCACTCATGGGGATTTCAAAGCGCACAACATTCTTGTCGATGACGATGGACATTTATCAGGGTTTCTCGACTGGGAATCTGCAGGCTGGTATCCCGAATACTGGGAATTTACTACGGCTATGCGCTTTGGGAAAGACAGCTGGTGGTTCCAAGTTGCCTCTTGGATGGGTGGAGCACAATATTTGGACGAGTTGGAATCCGATGTGGCTCTAAATCTATTAACAGTTGACTCTTATATAGCCCTTTAG
- a CDS encoding uncharacterized protein (EggNog:ENOG410PUS4~COG:T), with translation MNPFVRLGRFLRRLPSPPRTPNTSNFPVLDSATRVEEERMPAYDRGLYFPVKLGDIFHARYQVISKLGYGANSTVWFCRDLRQHRYIALKIFIGSPRENQEVRVLDHLSNIRSNHPGSSLVRKMVDKFELTGPRGVHQCIVYEPLLTSLLHFQATLDPKSLPEDLLKGALQQLLLALDYLHSEAHVIHTDIQAKNIIISAKDDSIFREWDDSEAADPSPRKVNDDYTIYLSRAFRRKKGWSGFGMPLLSDFGEARIGEVHDGLVQPDIYRAPEVILGMSWTAKVDIWNVGVLIWDLFEDHHLFDGRGAGWLSF, from the exons ATGAACCCGTTCGTTCGGCTCGGCCGGTTTCTTCGACGGCTGCCGTCTCCCCCTAGAACACCCAACACCTCCAATTTCCCCGTTCTTGATTCTGCAACTAGAGTCGAGGAAGAACGAATGCCTGCGTATGATCGAGGGCTTTATTTTCCAGTCAAACTTGGTGATATCTTTCATGCCAGATACCAAGTGATCAGCAAATTGGGGTACGGAGCAAATTCGACGGTTTGGTTTTGTCGTGACCTTCG ACAACATCGGTATATAGCTTTGAAAATATTTATCGGCAGCCCCAGGGAGAATCAGGAGGTGCGCGTGCTTGACCACCTTTCAAATATAAGATCGAATCATCCTGGCAGCAGCCTCGTCCGCAAAATGGTAGATAAATTCGAGCTCACGGGGCCAAGAGGCGTCCACCAGTGCATTGTCTACGAACCCCTTTTGACCAgccttcttcattttcaagCAACATTGGATCCGAAAAGCCTTCCTGAGGACTTGCTGAAGGGGGCATTGCAGCAGCTATTACTGGCGCTTGATTATCTACACTCAGAGGCACACGTTATACACACTG ACATCCAAGCAAAGAATATTATTATCAGCGCAAAGGACGATTCAATTTTCCGTGAATGGGATGACAGCGAGGCTGCTGACCCGAGCCCTCGAAAGGTCAATGACGACTATACTATCTACTTGTCTCGAGCGTTTCGTCGTAAGAAGGGATGGAGTGGTTTTGGGATGCCACTGCTTTCAGACTTTGGAGAAGCTCGCATCGGGGAGGTACACGATGGATTGGTGCAGCCCGACATCTACCGCGCCCCCGAGGTGATTCTTGGGATGAGTTGGACagcaaaagttgatatatggAACGTTGGAGTGCTG ATCTGGGACCTCTTTGAGGATCACCATCTATTTGATGGCAGGGGGGCCGGATGGTTGTCATTCTGA
- the SUA7 gene encoding transcription initiation factor IIB (BUSCO:262317at4751~EggNog:ENOG410PIN2~COG:K~BUSCO:8330at33183) — MATFGPGVRTEAAPNLWKENLAARLICPECKENPPNLRTPDSHETICGSCGLVLADREIDQHSEWRTFSNDDQNNDDPSRVGDAANPLLNGNQLETQISYGQGGAKTRELHRAQNKMSSEKTNRALLAAYKEIGALCDGFNIQKNVADTAKYLFKVVDDAKAFKGKSQDVIIAGCIFIACRQCKVPRTFTEIFALTRVSKKEIGRIYKALEKFFTAQNLERINSVVSSGGVPDPNETYTATTSTKPSDLCNRFCNLLDLPFQVTNVSSALADRVTSMGDLAGRSPLSIVAASIYMASFLMGQGKSAKEISAVAHVSDGTIRGAYKQLYAERERLIDPAWIKDGKGDMKNLPPT; from the exons ATGGCGACTTTTGGGCCTGGAGTTCGCACCGAGGCTGCGCCGAATTTGTGGAAGGAGAATCTTGCAGCACGCTTAATCTGCCCAGAATGCAAGGAGAATCCCCCTAATCTGCGGACACCTGACTCTCATGAGACGATATGCGGCTCCTGCGGCCTGGTTCTTGCGGATCGAGAAATTGATCAGCATTCAGAGTGGCGCACGTTTTCAAACGACGATCAAAATAACGATGACCCATCTCGTGTCGGAGATGCTGCCAACCCGCTTTTAAATGGCAACCAGCTCGAGACCCAAATTTCATATGGGCAAGGCGGCGCTAAGACACGCGAGCTGCATCGTGCTCAGAATAAAATGTCAAGTGAGAAGACTAACAGAGCGTTGCTGGCGGCATACAAGGAGATTGGAGCACTATGTGACGGTTTCAATATTCAGAAGAACGTTGCCGACACTGCCAAATACCTCTTCAAGGTTGTAGATGATGCAAAAGCATTTAAAGGCAAATCTCAAGATGTTATTATTGCCGGATGTATTTTTATCGCCTGTCGTCAGTGCAAGGTTCCGCGAACCTTTACCGAGATTTTCGCTTTGACACGGGTGTCAAAGAAGGAGATCGGGAGGATCTACAAAGCTCTGGAAAAATTCTTCACTGCGCAGAACTTGGAGAGGATCAACTCTGTAGTTTCGAGTGGAG GGGTGCCAGATCCCAACGAAACCTATACCGCAACTACTTCTACCAAGCCAAGTGATCTCTGCAACCGTTTCTGCAACTTGCTTGATCTGCCTTTCCAAGTCACGAACGTGTCATCTGCGCTTGCTGACCGAGTTACCTCTATGGGCGACCTCGCAGGTCGCTCACCTTTGTCAATCGTCGCTGCGTCAATATATATGGCATCCTTTTTGATGGGCCAAGGCAAATCAGCGAAAGAAATTTCCGCCGTTGCCCACGTTAGTGATGGCACAATACGTGGTGCATACAAGCAGCTCTATGCTGAAAGGGAGCGGCTAATAGATCCTGCTTGGATCAAGGATGGCAAAGGTGATATGAAAAATCTTCCGCCCACTTAG
- the ERG13 gene encoding 3-hydroxy-3-methylglutaryl coenzyme A synthase (EggNog:ENOG410PG2N~COG:I~BUSCO:6103at33183), with protein sequence MSSRPQNIGIKALEVYFPSQCVDQAELEKFDGVSQGKYTIGLGQTKMSFCDDREDIYSMTLTTLSSLLSKYSIDPMSIGRLEVGTETILDKSKSVKSVLMQLFAPSGNTNIEGVDTVNACYGGTNALFNSINWIESSAWDGRDAIVVAGDIALYKKGNARPTGGAGCVAMLIGPDAPIVFDSGLRGTYITHAYDFYKPDLTSEYPYVDGHFSIKCYTQAVDACYKAYNAREKALAPTVNGVAKAPDDESKTPLDRFDHMVFHAPTCKLVSKSYGRLLYNDFLANPSHPAFAEVPAELRDLDYDKSLSDKSVEKTFMALTKKRFTERVQPSIQVATMCGNMYCASVYGGLASLLCNGTFDPAKPKRVGIFSYGSGLASSMFSIKIVGDVSGIVQKLDLQKRIDARRVVPPEVYDEMCLLRERAHLKKDFIPVGSIDYLVPGTYYLTKVDDMFRREYAVKA encoded by the exons ATGTCATCCCGTCCTCAGAATATTGGTATCAAGGCCCTTGAGGTCTATTTCCCCAGTCAG tgcGTCGACCAGGCCGAACTTGAAAAGTTCGATGGAGTCAGCCAGGGGAAGTACACCATTGGCTTAGGCCAGACGAAAATGAGCTTCTGTGATGACAGAGAAG ATATTTACTCCATGACTCTCACAACCCTCTCGTCGCTTCTCAGCAAGTATAGCATTGACCCGATGTCAATTGGCCGCCTTGAAGTGGGAACTGAGACTATTCTTGACAAGTCCAAGTCCGTGAAGTCGGTTTTGATGCAGTTGTTTGCCCCGTCTGGTAATACAAACATTGAGGGCGTGGATACCGTCAATGCTTGCTATGGTGGTACTAATGCTCTCTTCAACTCGATCAACTGGATCGAGTCGTCCGCGTGGGATGGAAGAGATGCTATCGTAGTAGCCGGAGACATCGCCCTTTATAAGAAGGGCAATGCTCGTCCTACTGGCGGTGCTGGTTGCGTTGCCATGCTCATTGGTCCCGATGCCCCAATCGTTTTCGACAGCGGTTTGCGCGGCACTTACATCACTCACGCTTATGATTTCTATAAGCCAGATTTAACAAGTGAATACCCATATGTTGATGGCCATTTCTCCATTAAATGCTATACTCAAGCCGTCGACGCTTGCTACAAAGCGTACAATGCTAGAGAAAAGGCCTTAGCCCCGACTGTCAACGGAGTAGCGAAAGCACCCGATGACGAGTCGAAAACTCCTCTTGATCGTTTTGATCATATGGTTTTCCATGCTCCAACCTGCAAACTTGTCTCGAAGTCCTATGGCAGACTCCTATACAACGATTTCCTGGCCAACCCGAGCCATCCTGCCTTTGCCGAAGTCCCAGCCGAACTCCGCGACCTTGACTACGATAAATCCCTATCCGACAAGAGTGTCGAAAAGACTTTTATGGCCCTCACCAAGAAGCGATTCACTGAGCGGGTCCAGCCTTCCATTCAAGTTGCCACCATGTGCGGTAACATGTACTGTGCTAGCGTGTATGGAGGCTTAGCTAGCTTGCTGTGCAATGGCACATTCGACCCTGCTAAACCCAAGCGAGTTGGAATTTTCAGCTACGGTAGTGGCCTTGCCAGCTCCATGTTCAGCATCAAGATCGTTGGCGATGTTTCAGGAATCGTTCAGAAGCTGGATCTGCAGAAGCGCATTGATGCCAGACGAGTTGTTCCGCCAGAAGTTTATGACGAG ATGTGTCTCTTACGCGAGAGAGCTCACTTGAAAAAGGACTTCATTCCTGTCGGCAGCATCGATTACCTTGTTCCAGGAACCTACTATCTGACCAAGGTTGACGACATGTTCCGGAGAGAATACGCGGTCAAAGCATAA
- a CDS encoding uncharacterized protein (EggNog:ENOG410PI29~COG:O,P~TransMembrane:1 (i159-177o)~MEROPS:MER0015691~BUSCO:1240at33183): protein MGDHKVLYESLPIPTYEEATSARPSSSQSLLGPSEVSDDAERQQLLSHAPEVGSSRYPRGYHPPTVESARSSVDFLASSNGGSVRASTENLRRELEHMDVEDPSGQRSSRSAFSKRFANLRRTLSSINFPLRKYIPTFSFRLNFLHSGFGNRDAQKCILVLRLVAVLIVVSIIYFIVVSDIFNFGGGLNFGRLYEPESVRNFVQNQVNETAIAENLEYLTQFPHIAGTEGNYALAEWVQARFRAAGLENVEMERFDVYLNYPTKHGRRIAIVEPADKKWEAKIDEEKVYRRSREQTLVFHGHSKSGNVTGPLVYANYGSREDFQALADMGVKVMDSIVLVKYYGSQGDRALKIKAAELAGAAGCIIYSDPAEDGFVKGPAWPKGRYMPSDGVQRGGVSLMSWVVGDVLSPGFASRPDEKKRLPVEESPGLPKIPSLPIAWRDAQHLLQAIQGHGKRVPKEWVGGVPNVDEWWSGDDSSPKVNLMNIQDEIERQPIYNVLGRMTGVEQPEKKIVVGSHRDAWCFGAADPGSSSAILLEIVRIFGELRALGWRPLRTIEFASWDGEEYNLIGSTEYVENRVEDLRFDGFAYINVDVAVSGEDFRASASPLFERSLRRVLSRVSDPKTGETLQSIWEKKGSKLQGLGAGSDYVAFQDIAGTSSIDFGFEGDPYPYHSCYDNFDWMSTIGDAGFRYHKALGQIWGLLLLEVSDRPILPFDLEAYAAAVVQYVSNLQDYAKKNSAPLTPSKLARVDDSRTHIDFKPLYDAAEVFRRNARIFHKWERVWNETLYANNGFENKIFGIRRLSHNGHMGDFETNLLDLEEGGGVPNRTQFKHIIFGPQKWSGYDEAFFPAIRDAIDSRNWTETQHWINKVSRILTKASIKLNN, encoded by the exons ATGGGTGACCATAAAGTATTATACGAATCCCTTCCGATCCCTACCTACGAAGAAGCTACGTCTGCACGTCCTTCATCATCACAATCCCTTCTTGGCCCCTCAGAAGTGAGCGATGACGCCGAAAGGCAACAACTTCTCAGCCATGCTCCCGAAGTGGGAAGTTCGAGATATCCCCGAGGATACCACCCTCCCACGGTCGAATCTGCCCGATCGAGCGTGGACTTTTTAGCGTCCTCTAATGGAGGATCAGTTCGAGCCTCTACTGAGAACCTTCGAAGGGAGCTAGAGCACATGGATGTGGAGGACCCTTCGGGTCAACGATCTAGCCGCTCTGCCTTTTCCAAACGATTCGCCAACCTCAGAAGAACATTATCCTCCATAAACTTCCCGCTGCGGAAATACATCCCAACGTTCTCCTTTCGATTGAACTTCCTACATTCTGGGTTTGGCAACCGCGACGCTCAAAAATGCATCCTCGTCCTTCGACTTGTCGCGGTCCTCATAGTCGTCTCGATCATCTATTTCATCGTGGTCTCCGATATTTTTAACTTTGGAGGAGGTCTAAATTTTGGCCGGTTATATGAGCCCGAGTCAGTCCGAAATTTCGTCCAGAACCAGGTGAATGAAACGGCGATCGCTGAAAATCTTGAATACCTGACACAGTTCCCCCATATTGCGGGCACCGAAGGAAACTATGCCTTGGCAGAATGGGTGCAGGCAAGGTTTCGAGCAGCGGGGCTCGAGAATGTTGAAATGGAACGGTTTGATGTTTATCTGAATTATCCTACCAAACACGGCAGGAGGATAGCAATTGTGGAGCCAGCAGACAAGAAATGGGAAGCTAAGATCGATGAGGAAAAGGTGTACAGGAGATCGAGGGAGCAGACATTGGTTTTCCATGGACATTCAAAATCTGGAAACGTCACTGGCCCTCTCGTATATGCCAACTATGGTTCCAGAGAAGATTTCCAAGCGTTGGCCGATATGGGGGTGAAGGTTATGGATTCAATAGTTTTGGTGAAGTACTATGGCTCACAGGGTGATAGAGCACTGAAAATCAAAGCTGCTGAATTAGCTGGCGCGGCTGGGTGTATAATCTATTCTGATCCAGCAGAAGACGGATTTGTCAAGGGCCCAGCTTGGCCAAAAGGAAGATATATGCCAAGTGATGGCGTGCAGCGCGGAGGCGTCAGCCTGATGTCGTGGGTTGTTGGAGACGTACTGAGCCCAGGTTTCGCCTCTCGCCCTGatgagaaaaagagattgcCAGTCGAAGAAAGCCCTGGTCTCCCAAAGATCCCCAGCTTGCCTATCGCATGGAGGGATGCGCAGCATCTGTTACAAGCTATCCAAGGTCATGGTAAACGGGTACCAAAAGAATGGGTCGGTGGTGTGCCAAATGTCGATGAATGGTGGTCGGGGGATGACTCTTCCCCCAAGGTCAATCTAATGAACATTCAAGACGAAATAGAACGACAGCCAATCTACAATGTGCTTGGAAGGATGACTGGCGTCGAACAGCCAGAGAAAAAAATCGTTGTAGGAAGCCATCGGGATGCATGGTGTTTCGGTGCTGCAGATCCAGGTAGCAGCTCTGCTATCCTACTGGAAATTGTGCGGATTTTCGGGGAGCTTCGAGCTCTTGGGTGGAGGCCATTGCGCACTATCGAGTTTGCAAGTTGGGATGGCGAAGAATATAACCTCATAGGCTCTACCGAATATGTCGAGAATAGGGTTGAGGATCTGCGTTTCGATGGTTTTGCCTACATCAACGTCGATGTGGCTGTATCGGGTGAGGACTTTAGGGCTTCTGCCTCTCCTCTATTTGAGCGTTCACTTCGACGGGTCTTGAGCCGGGTATCCGATCCCAAAACTGGCGAAACCCTACAGAGTATTTGGGAGAAAAAGGGCTCTAAACTTCAGGGATTAGGCGCTGGAAGTGATTACGTTGCCTTTCAAGACATTGCCGGCACATCTAGCATTGATTTCGGCTTTGAAGGAGACCCATACCCATATCATAGTTGTTATGATAACTTCGACTGGATGTCTACCATTGGTGATGCTGGCTTTAGATACCATAAAGCCCTTGGACAGATATGGGGTTTGCTTCTCTTAGAAGTGTCCGATCGGCCCATTCTTCCATTTGATCTCGAAGCATacgctgctgctgttgttcaGTACGTATCTAACCTGCAAGACTACGCTAAAAAGAACTCGGCTCCGTTGACGCCATCCAAACTTGCGCGTGTGGACGATTCGAGGACACATATTGACTTCAAACCTTTGTATGATGCGGCTGAAGTATTCCGTAGGAACGCCCGCATTTTTCATAAGTGGGAACGTGTGTGGAATGAGACGCTATATGCCAACAATGGTTTCGAAAATAAAATCTTCGGCATCCGAAGATTGAGCCATAATGGTCATATGGGAGACTTCGAAACGAATCTGCTTGACTTGGAGGAAGGTGGTGGT GTTCCCAACCGCACTCAGTTCAAACATATCATTTTTGGCCCGCAAAAGTGGTCAGGCTATGACGAGGCATTCTTTCCAGCCATCAGGGACGCCATCGACTCGAGAAACTGGACCGAAACGCAACATTGGATCAATAAAGTTTCGAGAATCCTCACTAAAGCAAGTATCAAATTGAATAACTGA
- a CDS encoding uncharacterized protein (EggNog:ENOG410PKSA): protein MVRAFLPSGSPKQISLSAIDPANSFNGGQNVSTGDPGDTGAAPALGGRKATTRRITATARRRIVPTKEEQELRGEEQRLRKQAEEQLRLQTQNTTIPEFLDACHSHLFLGLDIRRDKDSSTKGNPANAGRKLCPAKIREWTNFPDEQILIWDDLMNTDFVAERHFCGDDGLIIKTRSVEFTMRLCWGTPGLHARKMLLDVITRHSR from the coding sequence ATGGTTAGGGCATTTCTGCCCAGCGGCTCACCAAAACAAATATCTCTTTCCGCCATTGATCCCGCCAACTCATTTAACGGCGGGCAGAATGTCTCAACGGGAGATCCAGGAGATACAGGAGCTGCACCGGCGCTtggaggaagaaaagcaacTACGAGAAGAATAACAGCGACTGcgagaagaagaatagtACCGACGAAGGAAGAACAAGAGTTGCGAGGAGAGGAACAGCGACTACGAAAGCAAGCCGAGGAACAGCTGAGGCTCCAGACTCAAAACACCACAATTCCCGAATTCCTCGATGCTTGCCATTCGCATTTATTTCTCGGTTTGGATATTCGGAGAGACAAAGACTCGTCTACGAAGGGCAATCCCGCGAACGCCGGCCGTAAACTCTGCCCGGCTAAGATTCGAGAGTGGACCAACTTTCCAGATGAACAGATTCTGATATGGGACGATCTGATGAACACCGATTTTGTGGCCGAACGCCATTTCTGCGGAGATGACGGACTAATCATCAAGACGAGAAGCGTTGAGTTTACCATGAGACTGTGCTGGGGTACACCGGGATTGCACGCGCGGAAGATGCTATTAGATGTTATCACTAGACACAGTCGCTAG
- a CDS encoding uncharacterized protein (EggNog:ENOG410PT0V), with translation MSRTIHLAIFSNGARPAHYAVFIPTGDAGKVGKLIHVTGTTATGFFLEFKRNYDFSLTQRKHQLIPLAQVNAQYITDTVGTGQQSADTTARDRLESVATIVLPPGRSANPFDPSAPNCQNWMQDYIQRLIAEGLVASSAGSVVQSAPRLL, from the exons ATGTCTCGCACCATTCACTTGGCGATATTCTCTAATGGTGCCAGACCAGCTCACTATGCTGTCTTCATCCCTACTGGTGATGCAGGCAAAGTGGGAAAGCTTATCCATGTGACCGGAACCACCGCCACGGGATTCTTCCTTGAATTCAAGCGGAACTACGACTTTAGTCTCACTCAGCGGAAGCACCAGCTCATTCCACTCGCCCAAGTCAATGCCCAGTATATAACAGATACTGTTGGCACCGGACAGCAGTCCGCTGACACAACTGCTCGTGATCGACTGGAGTCAGTTGCGACAATTGTGCTGCCTCCGGGACGCAGCGCCAATCCTTTTGATCCATCG GCACCCAACTGCCAGAATTGGATGCAAGACTATATCCAGAGACTTATTGCCGAAGGCTTGGTTGCTAGCAGCGCCGGTTCGGTTGTTCAAAGCGCTCCGAGACTGCTGTGA
- a CDS encoding uncharacterized protein (EggNog:ENOG410Q11V~COG:S) has product MTSEREHVRLAQSMIPNYHSFVAKGSSFFEKWDQLPSPDEVQARAKAQHLAGVYPDRRKVLSMDAPYVRPPPVLFEEMGLFVKWGSSVQISEAQCLYAVRELLKGDVPVPEVYGWRTEGNEKYIYMEYVNGTSLEQLWSIMGPEDKAGICRELRTIYQRLRQVEQDPQDPFVGSITKGPLYDRAFHVNYMHEAGPFATVRDFHDWFTFLHRRPMSDPYSVPVEPFRHDLPDDCAIKLTHGDLHRSNIIVAPTPPYRILAVVDWEQSGWLPAYWESRKAQYTADRAEPWSTTYLPMILDQFASTWDPWDYYTTAMGC; this is encoded by the exons ATGACCAGTGAAAGGGAACACGTGCGACTTGCACAATCAATGATTCCAAACTATCATAGCTTTGTCGCCAAAGGATCGTCTTTTTTTGAAAAATGGGATCAATTACCCTCACCAGATGAAGTGCAGGCACGCGCTAAGGCGCAACATCTCGCCGGAGTGTATCCTGACCGAAGGAAAGTCCTTTCAATGGATGCTCCATATGTCAGACCGCCACCTGTCCTCTTCGAAGAGATGGGTCTCTTTGTTAAGTGGGGAAGCTCTGTTCAGATATCCGAAGCTCAGTGCCTCTATGCCGTACGTGAACTCCTCAAAGGGGATGTTCCTGTGCCCGAAGTGTATGGCTGGCGCACCGAGGGAAACGAGAAATACATTTACATGGAGTATGTGAATGGAACATCGCTTGAGCAATTATGGTCAATCATGGGACCTGAGGACAAAGCCGGCATCTGTCGCGAACTCAGGACAATTTATCAGCGCCTACGACAGGTCGAACAGGACCCACAGGACCCATTTGTAG GCAGCATTACGAAAGGACCGCTTTACGACAGGGCATTTCATGTGAACTATATGCATGAAGCAGGCCCTTTCGCTACAGTTCGCGACTTTCACGACTGGTTTACATTTCTTCACCGAAGACCGATGTCAGATCCGTACTCAGTTCCAGTGGAACCATTCCGCCATGACCTCCCGGACGACTGTGCAATCAAACTCACTCATGGCGATCTCCATCGCAGTAACATCATCGTCGCACCCACACCCCCATACCGTATTCTGGCGGTTGTCGACTGGGAGCAATCTGGTTGGCTGCCTGCGTACTGGGAGTCTCGCAAGGCGCAATATACCGCTGACAGAGCTGAACCATGGTCCACCACCTACCTGCCCATGATTCTGGATCAATTTGCTAGTACTTGGGATCCATGGGACTACTACACAACGGCAATGGGATGTTGA
- a CDS encoding uncharacterized protein (EggNog:ENOG410PPB9~COG:S~BUSCO:14483at33183) — protein sequence MAEDASSSNGPRPAASPSPPPPAPVPLTPGPRAAYLQKIFDQALARTLRANSYANFSGCFPTPAKHIPASLEWVWRQLNAKLEESAKAEFKDILRERDVVRQLNGLDRLVGEAKVRRENGQGEGDVVSHTLPPDELYRAHLTPYLQEARVSLYSKLESTEVANVKLAERVQAQRKEIEELLFSLENVVGDLKGAAAAARQFSADNELRKEAIQMNEDFKMTVDK from the exons ATGGCAGAAGACGCCAGCTCCTCCAATGGCCCCCGCCCAGCAGCTTCGCCCTCTCCACCACCTCCAGCTCCTGTGCCTCTGACTCCCGGTCCACGCGCCGCATATCTTCAGAAGATCTTTGACCAGGCGTTAGCGCGTACTCTGCGAGCAAATTCTTATGCAAACTTCTCGGGATGCTTCCCAACGCCCGCGAAGCATATTCCGGCCAGTCTAGAGTGGGTCTGGAGACAGCTGAATGCGAAGCTGGAGGAGAGCGCCAAGGCGGAGTTTAAGGACATTCTTCGCGAACGCGATGTGGTGAGACAGCTAAATGGGCTAGACAGACTTGTTGGGGAGGCAAAAGTTAGAAGAGAAAACGGGCAGGGTGAGGGTGATGTTGT GTCACATACATTGCCGCCAGATGAATTGTATCGCGCGCATTTGACTCCATATTTACAAGAGGCACGCGTTAGTCTTTATTCCAAGCTAGAGTCTACTGAGGTGGCGAACGTGAAGCTTGCAGAGCGGGTTCAGGCTCAGCGGAAAGAAATTGAGGAGTTGCTTTTCAGTCTCGAGAATGTTGTCGGGGACTTAAAGGGTGCAGCAGCGGCCGCGAGACAGTTCAGTGCAGACAATGAGCTCCGCAAGGAAGCTATCCAGATGAATGAGGACTTCAAGATGACAGTGGACAAATGA
- a CDS encoding uncharacterized protein (EggNog:ENOG410PTK6~COG:C~BUSCO:16461at33183) — protein MLFQSLRASRSLLTRVARQQSSVAVRTFATSSARQADPVQDLYLRELRAYKPAPLKPSDADAYVQKFVMPTPPPSPEEANIAAELKAYETQEVEVEGQAAPGEAAVEEDWFELPEEEASPAH, from the exons ATGTTGTTTCAATCACTTCGGGCATCC CGGTCACTCTTGACCCGAGTGGCTCGGCAACAGAGCTCCGTTGCCGTTCGAACCTTTGCTACTTCGTCCGCTAGACAAG CCGATCCCGTTCAGGACCTTTATCTTCGCGAACTCCGCGCCTATAAGCCCGCACCGTTGAAGCCATCCGACGCTGATGCTTACGTGCAGAAATTCGTCATGCCCACACCCCCTCCATCTCCAGAGGAGGCAAACATTGCTGCGGAGTTGAAGGCATATGAGACCCAAGAAGTCGAAGTGGAGGGTCAGGCTGCCCCTGGAGAGGCCGCCGTTGAGGAGGACTGGTTCGAGCTGCCCGAAGAGGAAGCATCTCCCGCCCACTAA